The Morganella morganii sequence GCCAGCGGTCGGGCTGATAATCCGCCATCAGAGTAAATAACTGCTGATAAAGCTCAGCAATGCGATCAGTGTCATTCAGTGCGGCAGGGCGGATTATCATAGTATTCTCCGGTTAATCGTAGGTTTTGACCGCAGGTGCCTCATAGTCACGGAAGCGGCGGATAAGCGCGTTACCGTCAGTTTCGACTACCGCCATATGGCGGTATTTTTCCTGCATAAACTGCTCATCGGTCATTTTGCTGATCAGAGACAGCAGCGGGTCATAATAATTATTGATATTCATCAGCCCGACCGGCTTCTGATGCAGCCCGATCTGACTCCAGGTAAAGACCTCAGCAAACTCATCCAGGGTACCGAAGCCGCCCGGCAGCGCGACAAAGCCGTCCGCCAGTTCAATCATTTTGCTTTTACGTTCAT is a genomic window containing:
- a CDS encoding TIGR00730 family Rossman fold protein, translating into MRDIKRIAVYCGSAAGASEIYRLEAVKFARILVEQGITLVYGGASVGIMGTVADTVLREGGKAIGVIPALLEGREIAHKNLTELHRVSTMHERKSKMIELADGFVALPGGFGTLDEFAEVFTWSQIGLHQKPVGLMNINNYYDPLLSLISKMTDEQFMQEKYRHMAVVETDGNALIRRFRDYEAPAVKTYD